A region of uncultured Desulfobacter sp. DNA encodes the following proteins:
- the ubiE gene encoding bifunctional demethylmenaquinone methyltransferase/2-methoxy-6-polyprenyl-1,4-benzoquinol methylase UbiE — MTQELDFVKEMFDKIAPQYDFLNRLLSMRQDVYWRKEMVKAAKLETGASVLDAACGTCDVGLEVSRFLKGRATVTGLDFSFGMLALGKRKLNSPQGQAIALVNGDALNLPLKNQQFDAGFMAFGIRNIMNRTGAMKEFHRTLKPGGRIIILELTTPQRGLMRRLYLLYFQKILPLIGSFFSKHGNAYAYLPESVLKFPDPVSFAHLMKDAGFKDIRFKEMTLGIVTLFVGIKM; from the coding sequence ATGACCCAAGAACTGGATTTTGTCAAAGAGATGTTTGACAAAATTGCACCCCAATATGATTTTTTGAACCGGCTGCTCAGCATGCGTCAGGATGTGTACTGGCGAAAAGAGATGGTCAAGGCTGCAAAACTTGAAACCGGCGCGTCTGTGTTGGATGCGGCCTGCGGAACCTGTGATGTCGGTCTTGAAGTCAGCCGATTCCTCAAGGGCCGGGCCACTGTCACCGGACTGGATTTTTCCTTTGGCATGCTGGCCCTTGGCAAAAGAAAACTGAACAGCCCCCAGGGCCAGGCCATTGCCCTTGTCAATGGTGATGCTTTGAACCTGCCCCTGAAAAATCAGCAGTTTGATGCGGGCTTCATGGCCTTTGGAATCCGCAATATCATGAATCGAACCGGGGCCATGAAAGAATTTCACCGCACTCTGAAACCGGGGGGCAGAATCATTATCCTGGAGCTGACCACACCCCAGAGGGGACTGATGCGCAGGCTGTATCTTTTGTATTTTCAAAAAATATTGCCCTTGATCGGCTCTTTTTTTTCGAAACACGGCAATGCCTATGCTTATCTGCCGGAGTCCGTATTAAAATTTCCCGATCCCGTATCTTTTGCCCACCTGATGAAAGACGCAGGGTTCAAGGATATTCGGTTTAAGGAGATGACGTTGGGCATTGTTACCCTTTTTGTGGGTATAAAGATGTAA
- a CDS encoding response regulator transcription factor, protein MTKNKCIKILIVDDHKALRDGLKVILQMEPDFLIIGEAEDGKQAIKYAQTFTPDVIIMDLDLGEMNGIQVTEQILTLQPDICVIGFSMHADPDLARDMRKAGARAYLSKSDSPDQLISAIRNGFQKSK, encoded by the coding sequence GTGACAAAAAATAAATGTATCAAAATTTTAATTGTTGATGACCATAAGGCTCTGCGGGATGGGCTCAAGGTTATTTTACAGATGGAACCTGATTTTTTGATTATAGGAGAAGCTGAAGATGGGAAGCAGGCCATAAAATACGCACAAACCTTTACCCCGGATGTCATCATCATGGATCTCGACCTTGGTGAAATGAATGGTATTCAGGTAACCGAGCAGATTTTGACTCTTCAGCCCGACATTTGTGTAATTGGGTTTTCCATGCACGCAGATCCAGACCTTGCCAGGGACATGCGCAAGGCAGGTGCAAGGGCCTATTTAAGTAAAAGCGATTCTCCGGATCAATTGATTTCTGCCATACGCAACGGCTTCCAGAAAAGCAAATAG
- the dnaJ gene encoding molecular chaperone DnaJ, with amino-acid sequence MSEKRDYYEILGVNRDADKTVLKKAYRKLAIKYHPDKNPDNKEAEDKFKEASEAYEVLSDDSKRQIYDQFGHKGLEGAGHAGPSGFEDIFSSFGDIFEDFFGFGGGRGGNRVRRGSDLRYDMTIDFMEAAFGTEKTISIPKMETCDECNGSGAAPGSSAETCSQCRGTGQYIQNQGFFKVKTTCPYCKGRGTIIPNPCPKCRGGGRMEITRKVQVKIPAGVDVGSKLRLTGEGESSSTPNGPSGDLYVVINVKPHKFFQRDRTDVICAIDISFIQAALGAEINVPTLVGEKKLTIPAGTQYGDSFQFKGEGIASLRSGRRGDQIIKVVVKTPIKLSQKQKELLEEFDRLDSNKISNKLKNLFKNL; translated from the coding sequence ATGAGTGAAAAACGAGACTACTATGAAATCCTTGGGGTAAACCGGGATGCAGATAAAACCGTACTAAAAAAAGCCTACAGAAAACTTGCCATCAAATACCATCCGGACAAGAATCCTGACAACAAAGAGGCTGAAGACAAATTTAAAGAGGCGTCTGAGGCCTATGAAGTTTTGTCCGACGACAGCAAACGCCAGATTTATGACCAATTCGGGCACAAGGGGCTTGAAGGCGCGGGCCATGCCGGCCCCAGCGGGTTTGAGGATATTTTTTCAAGTTTCGGTGATATTTTTGAAGATTTTTTCGGTTTTGGCGGCGGGCGTGGCGGCAACCGGGTAAGACGCGGATCTGATCTTCGATATGACATGACCATAGACTTTATGGAAGCCGCTTTTGGTACGGAAAAGACCATTTCCATACCAAAAATGGAAACCTGTGACGAGTGCAACGGGTCGGGTGCCGCACCCGGTTCCTCTGCAGAAACTTGTTCCCAGTGCCGGGGTACCGGGCAGTACATCCAGAACCAGGGCTTTTTCAAAGTCAAAACAACCTGTCCCTACTGCAAGGGCCGGGGGACAATTATTCCCAATCCCTGTCCCAAATGCCGGGGCGGCGGTCGTATGGAAATTACTCGAAAGGTCCAGGTCAAAATTCCTGCCGGTGTGGATGTGGGGTCAAAGCTGCGTCTTACCGGAGAGGGAGAATCGTCCAGCACGCCCAACGGCCCATCCGGTGATCTTTACGTGGTCATTAATGTCAAGCCCCACAAGTTCTTTCAGCGGGATCGCACCGATGTGATCTGCGCCATTGATATCTCTTTTATCCAGGCTGCCCTGGGTGCGGAAATTAACGTACCGACCCTGGTGGGAGAAAAGAAATTGACCATCCCCGCCGGAACCCAGTATGGAGACTCTTTCCAGTTTAAAGGGGAGGGAATTGCCTCCCTGAGAAGCGGTCGGCGCGGAGACCAGATTATTAAAGTGGTTGTCAAAACACCGATAAAGCTGAGCCAGAAGCAAAAAGAGCTGCTCGAAGAGTTTGACAGGCTGGACTCAAACAAAATATCAAATAAGCTGAAAAATCTGTTTAAAAATTTGTGA
- a CDS encoding FAD-dependent oxidoreductase encodes MTYDVIIVGGGPAGLFAAYHLMEHANLKVLLIERGRQPRQRKCPITKTQKCAHCDPCNILSGIGGAGLYSDGKLNFIPRLGKTDLTQFMPMPQAQALIDETENIFTRFRMDARVFPSNLDEAKLIRKEAKRFGIDLLLIRQKHLGSDNLPGYITDMAEYIQAKGLEIRTNENVTDIMEKDSVIQGVVSDKGTYHARNVILAPGRIGANWVSTLALKHGIELSQRGIEVGVRVEVHNDIMDDLCNVIYDPTFFIRTRTYDDLTRTFCTNQGGFVALENYQNFVCVNGHAYSDKKSSNTNFAFLSKVVLTEPVTDNQAYGESIGRLASIIGGGKPILQRFGDLKRGRRSTWNRVNKGYIEPTLTNVVCGDIAMALPERILSNLIEGLETLNLVVPGVSNDETLLYAPEIKFFATQVETTPHLETKIKGMYVAGDGPGVAGNIVSAAATGLIPAKKIIASL; translated from the coding sequence ATGACGTATGACGTGATCATCGTGGGCGGCGGGCCTGCCGGCCTGTTTGCCGCCTATCATCTGATGGAACATGCCAATCTGAAGGTTTTGCTCATTGAACGGGGAAGACAGCCCCGGCAACGCAAATGCCCCATCACCAAAACCCAGAAGTGCGCCCACTGCGACCCGTGCAACATCCTGTCCGGTATTGGCGGGGCAGGTCTCTACTCGGACGGAAAACTCAATTTCATTCCACGTCTTGGCAAAACCGATCTGACCCAGTTCATGCCCATGCCCCAGGCCCAGGCCCTTATTGATGAAACAGAAAATATTTTTACCCGCTTCAGGATGGACGCCAGGGTTTTTCCCTCCAATCTGGATGAGGCAAAACTTATCCGCAAGGAGGCCAAACGGTTCGGTATTGATCTTCTGCTCATCCGGCAAAAGCACCTGGGCAGTGACAACCTGCCGGGCTACATCACGGACATGGCAGAATATATCCAGGCCAAAGGACTTGAGATACGCACCAATGAGAATGTAACGGACATTATGGAAAAAGACAGTGTTATCCAGGGGGTGGTCTCCGACAAGGGAACCTACCATGCCCGCAACGTAATTCTGGCACCCGGCCGCATCGGGGCCAACTGGGTCTCTACCCTTGCCCTGAAGCATGGTATTGAGTTGAGCCAGAGGGGCATTGAGGTGGGCGTCCGGGTGGAGGTGCACAACGATATCATGGATGATCTGTGCAATGTGATCTATGATCCCACATTTTTCATCCGCACCCGCACCTATGATGATCTGACCCGGACATTCTGCACCAACCAGGGTGGTTTCGTGGCGCTGGAAAACTACCAGAATTTCGTCTGTGTCAACGGGCATGCCTATTCAGATAAGAAATCAAGCAACACCAATTTTGCCTTTCTGTCCAAGGTGGTGCTCACGGAACCGGTCACGGATAACCAGGCCTACGGGGAATCCATCGGGCGTCTGGCCAGCATCATCGGCGGTGGCAAGCCCATCCTCCAGCGGTTCGGGGATCTGAAACGGGGCAGACGATCCACCTGGAACCGGGTCAACAAAGGTTACATTGAACCGACCCTGACCAATGTGGTGTGCGGGGACATTGCCATGGCGCTGCCCGAACGGATTTTGTCCAATCTGATTGAAGGGCTGGAAACCTTAAACCTGGTGGTTCCAGGAGTTTCCAATGACGAAACCCTGCTCTATGCCCCGGAGATTAAATTTTTTGCCACCCAGGTTGAAACCACGCCCCACCTGGAAACCAAAATCAAGGGCATGTACGTGGCAGGAGACGGCCCGGGGGTGGCCGGCAACATTGTATCAGCAGCAGCCACCGGACTGATCCCAGCCAAAAAAATTATTGCATCGCTGTAG
- a CDS encoding small multi-drug export protein, with amino-acid sequence MKKFLLNTTEGRVLVAGFFFTALFFIFVFIGLIQGVPGAKATLLVFITHCVGSRAGGIGLCILEGFDPISTIALNFYIECLIVCYTYSGFVLSTSGMFKSAWIHRYTDKLKEKAEEKKQKIERWGWIGVFAFVMAPLPVTGPVVGTIIGYMLRMSLFSNFTAAGLGTLTAIVAWCYGFDFLEQRFAMLQYVFAAICVLIIIPYLKPLKRFIDSLRQEIDE; translated from the coding sequence ATGAAAAAATTTCTTTTAAACACGACCGAAGGCCGGGTTCTTGTGGCCGGGTTCTTTTTTACTGCTCTGTTTTTTATTTTTGTTTTCATTGGTCTGATCCAGGGTGTACCGGGTGCCAAAGCTACTTTGCTGGTGTTCATCACCCACTGTGTGGGCAGCCGGGCTGGAGGTATAGGCCTGTGCATCCTTGAGGGCTTTGACCCGATTAGCACCATTGCCTTAAATTTTTATATAGAATGCCTGATTGTCTGCTATACCTATTCTGGCTTTGTTCTAAGTACCAGCGGTATGTTCAAATCGGCCTGGATACACCGATATACGGACAAACTCAAGGAAAAGGCCGAGGAGAAAAAACAAAAAATTGAACGCTGGGGCTGGATCGGGGTATTTGCCTTTGTGATGGCACCCTTGCCTGTCACAGGCCCTGTGGTGGGCACCATCATCGGTTACATGCTCAGGATGTCTTTGTTCAGCAATTTCACTGCAGCAGGCCTTGGCACCCTGACGGCCATAGTGGCCTGGTGCTACGGGTTTGATTTCCTTGAACAGCGGTTTGCAATGCTCCAGTATGTGTTTGCAGCCATCTGTGTCCTGATCATCATCCCCTACCTCAAACCGTTGAAAAGATTTATTGATTCCCTGCGCCAGGAGATTGACGAATAA
- the queD gene encoding 6-carboxytetrahydropterin synthase QueD, with amino-acid sequence MFELKIKTRFAGAHQLAMVGRKCENLHGHNWQVEVYVKGDQLNDAGVLADFGDIKRAVRDVVDGELDHKFLNELPAFENRQPTSEHIAVYIAGKVQAYINKNLEEKVVVSRVMAWESDDACAIYYPPSTAMQ; translated from the coding sequence ATGTTTGAGCTGAAAATTAAAACCCGGTTTGCCGGGGCGCACCAGCTTGCCATGGTGGGCCGCAAATGTGAGAACCTGCACGGGCATAACTGGCAGGTGGAAGTATATGTCAAGGGCGATCAATTGAACGACGCAGGGGTCCTTGCAGATTTCGGGGATATCAAACGCGCGGTCCGGGATGTTGTGGACGGGGAACTGGACCACAAATTTTTAAACGAACTGCCTGCTTTTGAAAACAGGCAGCCCACATCCGAACATATTGCCGTCTATATTGCAGGCAAGGTCCAGGCATATATCAATAAAAACCTGGAGGAAAAAGTTGTGGTCTCCAGGGTCATGGCCTGGGAATCCGATGATGCCTGTGCCATTTATTATCCGCCCTCTACAGCGATGCAATAA
- a CDS encoding type II CAAX endopeptidase family protein, translating to MQPQKLAFSIAMAFLLWFFSFSVDWGNFWIKITSSATGLALLAAFSGFGPRKWFRFKPMDIIWGAGSAAVLYILFWGGNYISRLLFPFASSQVAQLYAKGDGASGWMVCLVLFFITGPCEEIFWRGYVQEQFTRGLGGLKGWLTASFFYTAVNLCAMNFMLMGAAAVAGLFWGFIYWRLGRLGPLIISHCIWTTVIFAIFPIRG from the coding sequence ATGCAGCCCCAAAAACTTGCCTTCAGCATCGCAATGGCTTTTCTTCTGTGGTTTTTCTCTTTTTCCGTGGACTGGGGAAATTTCTGGATTAAAATCACGTCATCCGCCACGGGCCTTGCGCTGCTGGCAGCTTTTTCCGGGTTTGGCCCCCGCAAATGGTTCCGGTTCAAGCCCATGGACATCATCTGGGGCGCAGGCTCTGCCGCAGTACTTTACATACTATTTTGGGGTGGCAATTATATCAGCCGCCTTCTGTTCCCATTCGCATCCTCCCAGGTGGCCCAGCTTTATGCCAAAGGAGACGGGGCTTCCGGCTGGATGGTTTGCCTGGTCCTTTTCTTCATCACCGGACCGTGTGAAGAAATTTTTTGGAGAGGGTATGTTCAAGAACAGTTCACCCGGGGTCTGGGCGGACTGAAAGGCTGGCTGACCGCCTCATTTTTTTACACAGCCGTTAATTTGTGTGCCATGAATTTCATGCTCATGGGCGCTGCTGCCGTGGCAGGCCTGTTCTGGGGATTTATCTACTGGCGGCTGGGGCGGCTGGGGCCGCTGATCATCTCCCACTGCATCTGGACTACAGTGATATTTGCCATTTTTCCAATTCGGGGGTGA
- a CDS encoding heavy metal translocating P-type ATPase — protein MATTYEIKVYGMMCEHCENTVKKALEKFDGVSDVSASFEHEHITLKLEQGSADLDELKEAIVEQGYALAPEDAVEDHEKQAEQTDMEAEKPDHEQTLCSISFSIQGMHCANCALAIEKAFARTPGIADTAINLPLEKGFVSYDPDLMDDQKVLDVVKNAGYSASLETNSRDGAGSREKFRFLFALGVTVPMMVIMHVMPFGPFVTNIILCFMATAVMTVSGRTFFEGAYYSLKNRLANMDVLISLGVCAAYFYSLFSLIFLDSSQMLFFDSSAMLITFIMIGKMLEARAKGKTSQALKTLLALNANKARVIKNHEEHIVDVSMVVPGDTVRVLAGEKIPVDGKMLGGQTAVDESMLTGESFPVEKSVGDEVTGATINLSAPITMTATRTGSDTVLSGIIKMVENAQADKAPIQRLADVASNIFVPVVTAVSLVTFAAWYMTAPTFIPSDSTPFLFAFERMIAVLVIACPCALGLATPTAVMVGSGLGLNRGILFKKGSALENISRLDMVLFDKTGTLTTGKPSVTGVFPATGITEEQLLSWGVSAETNSTHPLAPAVTGFAREKGIGPEITSQSKEISGRGIECRLGNQLLKAGNLALVADDNIPDEIRDKGQQLSRQGKSLVFISLDHQVKGVIALEDQIKPEAKSAIGRLHAAGIQTALVSGDNQAAALWAAQQAGIKEVAAEVMPEDKINQVKKWQSKGLKVAMVGDGINDAPALAQADIGIAIGSGTDVAKETCEVVLVKNDLMDVDRAVRLGRKTLFTIKLNFFWAFIYNILMIPVAAGILYPALRISLTPEAAAIAMWFSSLSVVANSLLLNRFGKHLDA, from the coding sequence ATGGCCACCACCTATGAAATAAAAGTATACGGCATGATGTGCGAGCATTGTGAAAATACCGTAAAAAAAGCCCTGGAAAAATTTGACGGCGTCAGTGACGTCTCTGCTTCATTTGAACATGAACATATTACTTTAAAACTGGAACAGGGCTCCGCAGATTTAGATGAACTTAAAGAGGCCATTGTAGAGCAAGGATATGCCCTGGCCCCGGAAGATGCTGTTGAAGATCATGAAAAACAAGCAGAACAGACCGATATGGAAGCAGAAAAACCGGATCATGAACAAACCCTTTGCAGCATCAGTTTTTCCATCCAGGGCATGCATTGTGCCAACTGTGCCCTGGCCATTGAAAAGGCGTTTGCAAGGACACCGGGCATCGCAGATACGGCCATAAACCTGCCCCTTGAAAAGGGTTTTGTTTCCTATGATCCGGATCTGATGGATGATCAAAAGGTCCTGGATGTGGTGAAAAATGCGGGCTACAGCGCTTCCCTTGAAACGAATTCCCGGGATGGGGCCGGCAGCCGTGAAAAATTTCGTTTCCTGTTCGCCCTGGGTGTAACCGTGCCCATGATGGTCATCATGCACGTTATGCCGTTTGGGCCTTTTGTCACCAATATAATCCTTTGCTTCATGGCCACGGCAGTTATGACGGTTTCCGGCCGGACTTTTTTTGAAGGGGCTTACTATTCGCTGAAAAACCGGCTGGCCAATATGGATGTGCTTATCAGCTTAGGCGTTTGCGCCGCCTATTTCTACAGTCTTTTTTCCCTGATATTTTTAGACTCTTCCCAGATGCTGTTTTTTGACAGCTCTGCCATGCTCATCACCTTTATCATGATCGGAAAGATGCTTGAGGCAAGGGCCAAGGGCAAAACCAGCCAGGCACTCAAAACCCTGCTGGCCCTGAATGCAAATAAGGCCAGGGTGATCAAAAACCATGAAGAGCATATTGTGGATGTCTCTATGGTTGTACCAGGAGATACTGTCCGGGTGCTTGCCGGTGAAAAAATTCCCGTGGACGGAAAGATGCTTGGGGGACAAACCGCTGTGGATGAATCCATGCTCACCGGAGAGTCCTTTCCGGTTGAAAAGTCGGTGGGGGATGAGGTCACAGGTGCCACCATCAATCTGTCCGCGCCCATTACAATGACGGCCACCCGCACCGGCAGTGATACGGTGTTGTCCGGCATTATTAAAATGGTGGAGAATGCCCAGGCGGACAAGGCCCCCATCCAGCGGCTGGCTGATGTGGCATCAAATATATTTGTGCCTGTGGTGACGGCGGTTTCCCTTGTCACGTTTGCGGCCTGGTACATGACTGCCCCGACTTTTATTCCTTCTGATTCCACCCCGTTTTTATTTGCCTTTGAACGTATGATCGCCGTTCTTGTCATTGCGTGCCCCTGCGCTTTGGGACTTGCCACGCCCACGGCTGTGATGGTGGGATCCGGCCTGGGTCTTAACCGGGGTATTTTGTTTAAAAAAGGATCTGCCCTGGAAAATATCTCCCGCCTGGATATGGTCCTGTTTGATAAAACCGGCACACTGACCACGGGAAAACCCTCTGTGACTGGAGTATTTCCGGCCACAGGCATAACTGAAGAGCAGCTGCTGTCCTGGGGTGTCAGTGCCGAAACCAATTCCACCCACCCCCTGGCCCCGGCAGTAACAGGTTTTGCCCGGGAAAAGGGTATCGGGCCTGAAATCACGTCGCAATCAAAAGAAATTTCGGGCCGGGGCATTGAATGCCGCCTTGGCAATCAATTGCTCAAGGCCGGAAACCTGGCCCTGGTGGCAGATGATAATATCCCAGATGAGATTCGTGACAAAGGACAGCAGTTGTCACGCCAGGGCAAGAGCCTTGTATTTATCAGCCTGGATCATCAGGTCAAGGGTGTAATTGCCCTGGAGGACCAAATCAAGCCCGAGGCAAAGTCCGCCATTGGACGGCTGCACGCCGCAGGCATTCAAACCGCCCTGGTGTCCGGTGACAATCAGGCTGCAGCGCTCTGGGCTGCCCAGCAGGCCGGTATCAAGGAGGTGGCTGCTGAAGTAATGCCCGAAGATAAAATCAATCAGGTAAAGAAATGGCAGTCAAAGGGGTTGAAAGTGGCCATGGTGGGGGACGGTATCAACGACGCCCCGGCACTGGCCCAGGCTGACATCGGCATTGCCATTGGCTCGGGCACGGATGTGGCCAAGGAAACCTGTGAGGTGGTTTTGGTCAAAAATGATTTAATGGATGTGGACCGGGCTGTAAGATTGGGAAGAAAAACCCTTTTCACCATAAAGCTCAATTTTTTCTGGGCCTTTATCTACAACATTCTGATGATTCCCGTGGCCGCCGGCATTCTGTATCCGGCATTGAGAATATCATTAACCCCGGAGGCAGCCGCCATTGCCATGTGGTTTTCATCCCTGTCCGTTGTGGCCAACTCCCTGCTGCTCAACCGGTTTGGAAAGCATTTGGATGCTTAA
- the acnA gene encoding aconitate hydratase AcnA, which yields MGINKGNPENFNASDFMDEIRIGDQTCLFYNLHFLDSKVGIALARLPFSIRVLVENLLRKCGAGAAKAEEVLAAAQWQPINDHSAEIPFYPARVLMQDFTGVPAVVDLAAMRDAMAAAGKDPSLVNPLIPVELIVDHSVQVDFCGTQTCREKNVAKEYERNGERYRLLKWAQKSFDNFRVVPPNSGICHQVNLEYLGRGAMRTKTQTHDLLFADTLVGTDSHTPMINSIGVLGWGVGGIEAEAVMLGQPYFMPLPQVIGVELTGKLNPGVTATDMVLTVTNRLRQMNVVEKFVEFYGPGLKNLKVPDRATIANMSPEYGATMGFFPIDEQTIDYFKITNREEQGQVVEAWAKACGLFRNDDDMPEFSDTLKIDLADIVPCLAGPARPQDLVKLSDLETAFSGLLGTTAPEKKTDIRINDMPAEIGNGSVVIAAITSCTNTSNPYALMGAGLLARNAVQKGVFPKPHVKTSFAPGSKVVVDYLSDAGLMPYLEGLGFHVAAFGCTTCIGNSGPLHPEIEKQIKEKNLAVAAVLSGNRNFEARIHQLTKANFLASPMLVVAFAICGRVDVDLAHDPVALDPNGEAVYLKDIWPGDEEIDDLVRRHVKKEDFKNQYEQIYQGDSFWKALDITQSVTFNWDQKSTYIRNPPYFENFSLTPQSLQDLENTRALMALGDSVTTDHISPAGAIPESYPAGIYLKEQGVGVDAFNSYGSRRGNHEVMMRGTFGNIRIKNQMVTPQEGSFTKKFPEGDTRFVFDVAKAYRQQEVPLIVLAGKEYGTGSSRDWAAKGSALLGVRAVIARSYERIHRSNLVGMGVLPLQFHDGDGWQELGLDGSELFSVKGMEQLTPHKELQIAARKADGTIVTFQAIARLDTDIDVEYMIHGGILPYVLRKLIKET from the coding sequence ATGGGAATTAACAAAGGCAACCCGGAAAACTTTAATGCATCAGACTTTATGGACGAAATAAGGATCGGCGATCAAACATGTTTATTTTATAACCTTCATTTTTTAGATTCTAAGGTCGGGATTGCCCTTGCACGATTGCCGTTTTCCATACGGGTCCTGGTGGAAAATCTTTTAAGGAAATGTGGCGCCGGCGCAGCTAAGGCCGAAGAGGTACTGGCTGCTGCGCAGTGGCAGCCTATCAATGACCATTCCGCTGAAATTCCCTTTTATCCGGCACGGGTGCTGATGCAGGATTTTACCGGTGTGCCTGCGGTGGTGGACCTGGCAGCCATGCGCGATGCCATGGCTGCGGCAGGAAAGGATCCGTCACTGGTCAATCCGTTGATTCCGGTGGAGCTGATTGTGGATCATTCCGTACAGGTGGATTTCTGCGGCACCCAGACCTGCCGGGAAAAGAATGTGGCAAAGGAGTATGAGCGAAACGGGGAGCGCTACCGCCTTTTAAAGTGGGCGCAAAAGAGTTTTGATAATTTTCGGGTGGTCCCGCCTAACTCCGGGATTTGTCATCAGGTCAATCTTGAGTATTTGGGAAGAGGCGCTATGCGGACAAAAACCCAGACCCATGATCTGCTGTTTGCCGACACCCTGGTGGGAACCGATTCCCATACCCCCATGATTAACAGCATTGGTGTGCTGGGCTGGGGCGTCGGCGGTATTGAGGCGGAAGCTGTTATGCTGGGCCAACCCTATTTTATGCCGCTTCCCCAAGTGATTGGCGTTGAATTGACCGGAAAGCTCAATCCTGGTGTGACTGCAACAGACATGGTATTGACCGTCACCAACCGGTTACGGCAAATGAACGTCGTGGAAAAATTTGTGGAATTCTACGGTCCGGGGCTGAAAAACCTCAAAGTTCCTGACAGGGCCACCATCGCTAATATGTCGCCGGAATACGGGGCCACCATGGGCTTTTTTCCCATAGATGAGCAGACCATTGACTATTTTAAAATAACCAACCGGGAGGAGCAGGGACAGGTCGTCGAGGCTTGGGCCAAAGCCTGTGGCCTGTTCAGAAATGATGACGATATGCCTGAATTCAGCGACACCCTCAAAATTGATCTGGCTGATATCGTTCCGTGCCTGGCAGGGCCGGCAAGGCCCCAGGACCTGGTAAAACTCAGTGATCTTGAAACCGCTTTTTCAGGCCTTTTAGGCACCACAGCTCCCGAAAAAAAGACCGATATCCGCATCAACGATATGCCGGCTGAAATCGGAAACGGCAGTGTGGTCATTGCGGCCATCACATCGTGTACCAATACGTCCAATCCCTACGCGCTTATGGGGGCCGGGTTATTGGCCAGAAATGCAGTACAAAAAGGCGTGTTTCCCAAACCCCATGTCAAAACCTCATTTGCACCCGGTTCCAAGGTGGTGGTGGATTATCTGTCCGATGCCGGCCTGATGCCATATCTCGAAGGCTTGGGGTTTCATGTGGCAGCCTTTGGATGCACCACCTGCATCGGGAACAGCGGGCCTTTGCATCCGGAAATTGAAAAACAGATAAAAGAGAAGAATCTTGCCGTGGCAGCGGTACTTTCCGGGAACCGCAATTTTGAAGCCCGGATCCACCAGTTAACCAAGGCAAATTTTCTGGCATCTCCCATGCTGGTGGTGGCCTTTGCCATCTGCGGGCGGGTGGATGTGGATCTGGCCCATGACCCTGTGGCCCTGGATCCCAATGGAGAAGCGGTCTATCTGAAAGATATTTGGCCCGGGGACGAAGAAATAGATGACCTGGTTCGCAGGCATGTAAAAAAAGAGGACTTTAAAAATCAATACGAACAGATTTATCAAGGGGATAGTTTCTGGAAAGCGCTTGACATAACCCAGTCAGTCACTTTTAACTGGGACCAAAAATCCACTTATATTCGTAATCCCCCATATTTTGAGAATTTTTCATTGACTCCTCAATCTCTCCAAGACCTTGAAAATACGCGGGCGCTTATGGCTCTGGGAGATTCTGTAACAACAGATCACATCTCTCCGGCCGGTGCCATTCCGGAAAGTTATCCTGCCGGGATTTATCTCAAAGAACAGGGTGTCGGCGTGGATGCGTTTAATTCCTACGGCTCCAGACGGGGAAACCATGAGGTGATGATGCGGGGGACCTTTGGAAATATCCGCATTAAAAATCAGATGGTCACTCCCCAAGAGGGCAGCTTTACCAAAAAATTTCCCGAAGGGGATACCCGGTTTGTTTTTGATGTGGCCAAAGCCTACAGGCAGCAGGAGGTGCCGTTGATCGTGCTGGCCGGCAAGGAATACGGAACCGGATCTTCGCGGGACTGGGCCGCCAAAGGGTCCGCTCTGTTAGGCGTCCGTGCGGTCATTGCCCGGTCCTATGAGCGCATCCACCGCAGCAACCTTGTGGGTATGGGGGTGCTGCCGCTCCAGTTTCATGACGGCGACGGGTGGCAGGAACTGGGACTTGACGGCTCTGAGCTGTTTTCCGTCAAGGGAATGGAACAGTTAACCCCACACAAGGAACTGCAGATTGCCGCCCGGAAAGCAGACGGCACCATAGTCACATTCCAGGCCATTGCCCGCCTGGATACGGATATCGATGTTGAGTACATGATACATGGCGGAATTTTACCGTACGTTTTGAGAAAATTAATAAAAGAGACCTGA